In one Fusarium falciforme chromosome 5, complete sequence genomic region, the following are encoded:
- a CDS encoding SET domain-containing protein translates to MASSPPLSITSFPAWARLNDVDFTNAELRETDVKGIGLVAARDLKTTTTTTAQPTKETTSNANGKGEGLSTRDGKDGERARTETAIGGQDEGKDTDHDPVQLLRIPHDLVLSAAAIEEYTKVDQNFRQLLDVAGHQSTRKDILLYLLTHLILSHKGPSGSRGPASTPWTEYLKFLPRHVPVPTMWSEVERALLQGTSLEAALEAKLAALNSEFDELREKSSGLAFWNSLFWEKETATIQDWILIDALYRSRCLELPRAGDAMVPGLDMANHSHNPTAYYEEDDKDDIVLLLRPGVEVTGGEEVSISYGEKSPAEMLFSYGFIDRDSAVHDLTLPLEALPDDPLGKAKLHIFKAPPTLKLSRSDGRLTWRSPFAYLMCLNEEDGLEFRVLQGKDGERELKLFWQDQDVTARADDFEVLIEQHPLCQVFRLRVVTVLHEMVSTQLTHLPSEISHDQLDPLRRAGLVREECIRAAETLWEIEASVLESATEALEQQRTHLFADDHVVAYLGSMEVSESGQAPDAPANEEDDFS, encoded by the exons ATGGCATCGAGCCCGCCACTATCAATTACGTCCTTTCCCGCCTGGGCGCGACTTAACGATGTGGATTTCACCAATGCCGAGCTGAGGGAGACGGATGTGAAGGGAATTGGTTTGGTGGCAGCGAGGGACTTgaagacgacaacgacaacgacagCACAGCCAACCAAGGAAACGACATCAAACGCCAATGGGAAAGGAGAGGGTTTATCAACTAGAGATGGAAAAGACGGCGAAAGAGCTAGGACTGAAACCGCAATTGGAGGTCAAGATGAGGGCAAAGACACCGATCACGACCCAGTACAGCTGCTTCGCATTCCCCACGACTTGGTCCTATCAGCAGCTGCCATTGAGGAGTACACCAAGGTTGACCAGAACTTCCGTCAACTTCTCGATGTTGCAGGACATCAG TCTACGAGGAAGGACATCCTATTGTATCTCCTGACGCACCTCATTCTCTCCCACAAAGGTCCCTCCGGATCTCGGGGACCTGCTTCGACGCCGTGGACCGAGTACTTGAAGTTTCTGCCTCGCCATGTCCCCGTACCAACAATGTGGTCGGAAGTTGAGCGAGCTCTCCTGCAGGGCACATCGCTAGAG GCTGCGCTCGAGGCTAAGCTTGCGGCACTTAACAGCGAGTTTGATGAACTCCGCGAAAAATCCTCGGGGCTGGCGTTTTGGAACTCGCTTTTttgggagaaggagacagCCACTATCCAAGATTGGATCTTGATCGATGCACTGTATCGTTCCCGTTGCCTGGAACTTCCCCGAGCTGGGGACGCCATGGTCCCTGGTCTCGACATGGCCAACCACTCACATAATCCGACTGCATACtatgaggaggacgacaaGGATGATATCGTGCTACTGCTGCGGCCAGGCGTGGAGGTGACAGGCGGGGAAGAGGTGTCCATCTCGTACGGAGAAAAGTCCCCTGCAGAGATGCTCTTCAGCTACGGGTTCATTGACCGAGACTCGGCTGTCCACGACTTGACCCTGCCTCTGGAGGCCCTCCCCGACGATCCGCTGGGAAAGGCCAAGCTCCACATCTTCAAGGCACCGCCTACGCTGAAGCTGTCTCGGTCAGACGGGAGACTAACCTGGCGCAGCCCTTTTGCTTACCTCATGTGTCTGAATGAGGAAGATGGTCTCGAGTTCAGGGTGCTGCAGGGGAAGGACGGAGAGCGGGAGCTAAAGCTGTTCTGGCAAGACCAGGACGTGACGGCACGGGCGGACGACTTTGAAGTTCTCATCGAGCAACACCCCCTCTGCCAGGTGTTTAGGCTTAGAGTGGTGACGGTCCTGCACGAGATGGTGTCTACCCAGCTGACGCACCTCCCCTCCGAGATTTCCCATGATCAACTGGACCCGTTGCGCCGGGCCGGACTTGTGAGAGAGGAGTGTATCCGAGCAGCGGAAACACTCTGGGAGATTGAGGCTAGTGTGCTTGAGAGCGCAACCGAGGCATTGGAGCAACAG AGGACCCACCTTTTCGCGGACGACCACGTGGTGGCATATCTCGGATCGATGGAAGTTTCCGAAAGCGGACAGGCGCCTGACGCTCCAGCcaatgaggaggacgattTTAGCTGA
- a CDS encoding Putative GTP-binding protein gives MPRDPLIGLVGKPSAGKSSTLNSLTDASSKVGNFPFTTIDPQRAIGYLQIECACARHHVSDRCKPNYGACVDGRRSVPIELLDVAGLVPGAHEGRGLGNKFLDDLRHADALIHVVDASGTVDAEGKETRGYDPSVDIAWLRSEIVAWVLGNLMQRWGSIRRRHQAIKATATETLQAQFSGYGATSTIVNRALDRCGIKEPLEDWSDETVERVVNAFIDEKFPTVIALNKIDHPDADKNIAKIAKQQDPNTIVLCSAISEIFLRKMAKQGYIKYVEGSEFIDTKEDLIEQGDPTGGGLKDLDEKNRNRIENLKDMVLYRFGSTGVVQVLSKAAELLGLVPVFPVRNTTTFTSGASESKFVFRDCVLVKKGSTVGDVARKIMGDAPIAFVEGAGNIRVSEDDVVAVGKNDILSFKVGRA, from the exons ATGCCTCGCGATCCGCTTATCGGCCTCGTGGGAAAGCCCTCGGCTGGAAAGAGCTCGACGCTCAACAGCTTGACCGACGCCTCCTCTAAAGTTG GCAACTTTCC ATTCACTACTATTGATCCTCAGCGAGCGATTGGCTACCTCCAGATCGAATGCGCCTGCGCCCGGCACCACGTATCAGATAGATGCAAGCCCAACTACGGCGCATGCGTTGATGGCCGACGTTCTGTGCCTATCGAGCTTCTCGATGTCGCCGGTCTCGTCCCCGGCGCCCACGAAGGCCGTGGCCTGGGCAacaagttcctcgacgaCCTGCGCCATGCCGATGCGCTGATCCACGTCGTTGACGCCTCCGGTACAGTTGATGCTGAGGGCAAGGAAACAAGAGGCTACGATCCCTCGGTAGATATTGCATGGCTACGAAGCGAGATTGTGGCCTGGGTTCTCGGCAACCTCATGCAGCGATGGGGATCAATCCGGCGAAGGCATCAAGCTATCAAGGCAACGGCGACAGAGACGCTACAAGCCCAATTCTCTGGATACGGTGCGACGTCGACTATCGTGAACAGGGCGCTGGATCGCTGCGGGATCAAGGAGCCTCTGGAAGACTGGAGCGATGAGACGGTCGAGCGTGTGGTCAACGCCTTCATCGACGAGAAGTTCCCGACAGTCATCGCGCTCAACAAGATTGATCATCCAGACGCCGATAAGAACATCGCCAAGATCGCCAAGCAGCAGGATCCAAACACCATCGTGCTATGTTCAGCCATCTCAGAGATCTTCCTACGAAAGATGGCCAAGCAGGGCTACATCAAGTATGTCGAGGGCAGTGAGTTCATCGACACCAAGGAGGACCTGATTGAGCAGGGCGACCCTACCGGCGGTGGCCTCAAGGACCTGGACGAGAAGAACCGCAACCGCATCGAAAACCTCAAGGACATGGTCCTCTACCGATTCGGATCCACGGGTGTCGTCCAAGTCTTGTCAAAGGCTGCCGAGCTGCTGGGTCTGGTGCCCGTCTTTCCGGTCAGGaacaccaccaccttcaCCTCTGGCGCCTCCGAGTCCAAGTTCGTCTTCCGAGACTGTGTTCTTGTCAAGAAAGGCAGCACCGTCGGCGATGTGGCCCGCAAGATCATGGGTGATGCGCCCATTGCGTTTGTCGAAGGTGCTGGAAACATCCGAGTATCTGAAGACGATGTCGTGGCTGTGGGGAAGAACGAC ATTTTATCATTCAAGGTTGGTAGGGCGTGA
- a CDS encoding F-box domain-containing protein, with the protein MASENPKTPEAAIAAGRQHYGAKRFKPALEQFTRAMKLCPCSRQTRRERCSCKDFEKVAQEGGSIFNEAMYTCKCPVGKMFNKCDNKHHIQALDYRAATWEALQELDRARRDAEWILELAPRLPDGYLRLGKIARLQKKHEFAWHVYTAGIEVGNKHQLAESPKFQKLHSARQPLHVRYYRRDPLRNPREIVQRIFQYLDFATIVRCLHVSKGWRQYLTSRGNERFWRALLFTRQFPHRYAPSTASLKKLISYSGNDVRQIVIDSVLRFRLTQQKLNTLLQGSKNLESLVLRGNTEEDLQIPMVNGFFKKINRVFLDEILVGKPHILEPLLTQASESIQNLHIRGLPQVGTTTTFGFPSLPNLQYLRIEEQNKPNPIRLGIWTIAAGAPRIRQLWLSDVQLSGRQPEDTELDQFWPNLNVVIVNGSTDSDPETAETIQKLASIRQGDTLQYVDFDFRWKYDEHGPLGLRMLSNMLNQEPATMDSDEFNHGNQYKNLHSLRLTRALIPPSKLQAVLSDAIEARKLHTLDIVFPLEPFGTPQGLISVEHLRKHAWLRSAGSIRCLGIFEFRFRSYPKNDDDLPLPSFLATFPNLEVIEINSVHYEGPEFGTVIEAILKVTHLRKIYQTTVQGIALDQLRGLAAKYNVELVWGERPRQWPLPIEE; encoded by the exons ATGGCTTCTGAAAACCCCAAAACACCAGAAGCAGCTATTGCTGCAGGTCGCCAGCACTATGGAGCCAAGCGCTTCAAGCCCGCCCTCGAGCAGTTTACAAGA GCAATGAAGCTGTGTCCCTGCAGCCGTCAGACGAGGCGGGAGCGCTGCAGCTGCAAGGACTTCGAAAAGGTGGCCCAGGAGGGCGGCTCCATCTTCAACGAGGCCATGTACACCTGCAAGTGCCCCGTAGGCAAGATGTTCAACAAGTGCGACAACAAACACCACATCCAGGCGCTCGACTACCGCGCAGCCACCTGGGAGGCGCTCCAGGAGCTTGACCGAGCGCGGAGAGATGCTGAGTGGATTCTTGAGCTGGCGCCTCGTCTTCCAGAT GGATATCTGCGGCTGGGCAAGATCGCGCGCCTCCAGAAGAAACACGAATTCGCATGGCATGTCTACACTGCTGGCATCGAGGTTGGAAACAAACATCAACTCGCAGAATCGCCAAAGTTCCAG AAACTCCATTCTGCAAGACAACCGCTACATGTTCGGTATTATCGCCGGGATCCTCTAAGGAACCCCAGGGAGATTGTGCAGCGCATCTTTCAGTATCTCGACTTCGCTACCATCGTGCGATGTCTCCACGTCTCAAAGGGCTGGCGGCAATACCTCACAAGCCGGGGCAACGAGCGGTTCTGGCGGGCTTTGCTATTCACAAGACAGTTTCCTCACCGATATGCTCCCAGTACCGCCTCTCTCAAGAAACTCATCTCCTACTCTGGAAACGATGTCCGGCAAATTGTCATTGATAGCGTGCTGCGATTCCGTCTCACACAACAAAAGCTTAATACTCTCCTGCAAGGGTCAAAGAACCTCGAGTCCCTTGTTCTGCGAGGCAACACTGAAGAGGACCTGCAGATTCCGATGGTGAACGGAttcttcaagaagatcaaccgCGTCTTCCTTGACGAAATACTCGTTGGAAAACCTCACATCCTGGAGCCACTGTTAACACAGGCTTCTGAGAGCATACAGAACCTTCACATCCGTGGCCTGCCGCAAGTCGGAACGACCACAACATTTGGGTTTCCAAGCCTACCCAACCTGCAATATCTGCGAATCGAAGAACAGAATAAACCCAACCCTATTCGATTGGGAATT TGGACCATTGCAGCTGGGGCACCACGTATTCGGCAACTCTGGCTCAGCGACGTGCAACTGTCAGGGCGTCAGCCTGAAGACACCGAGCTGGACCAATTTTGGCCAAATCTCAACGTGGTTATAGTGAATGGCTCCACAGACTCTGACCCTGAAACGGCAGAAACCATCCAGAAGCTAGCTTCGATACGTCAGGGAGACACATTGCAGTACGTCGACTTCGACTTTCGCTGGAAGTACGACGAGCATGGGCCGCTTGGTCTGAGGATGCTGTCCAACATGCTAAACCAGGAGCCCGCGACAATGGACAGTGACGAGTTCAACCATGGTAACCAGTACAAAAACCTGCACTCTTTGCGACTCACTCGAGCGCTGATCCCGCCCTCGAAACTCCAAGCGGTCCTCAGCGATGCCATCGAAGCTCGCAAGCTTCACACACTTGACATAGTCTTCCCGCTCGAGCCCTTTGGCACCCCCCAAGGATTAATAAGTGTCGAACATCTCCGCAAACATGCATGGTTGCGCAGCGCCGGGTCTATCAGGTGTCTGGGCATCTTTGAGTTCAGATTCCGTTCATATCCAAAGAACGATGACGACCTGCCTCTACCAAGCTTCCTGGCTACCTTCCCCAACCTCGAGGTCATCGAGATCAACTCTGTCCACTACGAGGGACCCGAATTCGGCACCGTGATTGAGGCCATCTTGAAGGTCACGCACCTGCGGAAGATTTACCAGACCACAGTGCAGGGTATTGCGCTGGACCAGCTCCGTGGACTGGCTGCCAAGTACAACGTGGAGCTTGTCTGGGGAGAGAGACCACGACAATGGCCTCTGCCAATCGAGGAATAA
- a CDS encoding T-SNARE coiled-coil-like proteiny domain-containing protein — MSYGQYSQNPYQQGPAEESGYGQANPYAQNAPVQGDNQYEMQDYNQQPPASSSLSQQEFLNRVQNLRNEIKALTNDVDYIGQLHQRTLSSTDGTANQQLEQYVSQTQIRNTAIKDGIKGLERDLAKTTDNSRTTKNTQLQSLKTFFKSELDKYQSIERDYQQRYRDQIARQYRIVNPDASEDEVRQATEADWGNEGVFQTALRTNRTGHASSVLGNVRARHSELQRIEQTLSELAILYQELATLVEQQEPVIQAAETNAINTVENIEKGNEQVKVANEHARRRRKLKWWCALVVLLIIIAIAVGVGVGVSVAKNSTS; from the exons ATGTCTTACGGCCAGTACAGCCAGAACCCCTATCAGCAGGGCCCGGCCGAAGAGTCTGGCTATGGTCAG GCCAATCCCTATGCGCAGAACGCGCCGGTCCAGGGAGACAACCAGTATGAGATGCAGGACTACAACCAGCAGCCTCCCGCTTCGTCAAGCCTCTCACAACAGGAGTTCCTCAACCGCGTTCAGAACCTCCGCAACGAGATCAAGGCCCTGACCAACGACGTCGACTACATCGGCCAGCTCCACCAGCGCACCCTCAGCAGCACCGACGGCACCGCCAACCAGCAGCTTGAGCAGTATGTCTCTCAGACCCAGATCCGCAACACCGCCATCAAGGACGGCATCAAGGGCCTCGAGCGCGACCTAGCAAAGACCACCGACAACTCCCGCACCACAAAGAACACCCAGCTGCAGTCCCTCAAGACCTTTTTCAAGTCGGAGCTCGACAAGTACCAGAGCATCGAGCGCGACTACCAGCAGCGCTACCGCGACCAGATCGCCCGCCAGTACCGCATCGTAAACCCCGATGCTtccgaggatgaggttcGCCAGGCCACCGAGGCCGATTGGGGCAATGAGGGTGTTTTCCAGACTGCT CTGCGGACGAACCGCACCGGACATGCCAGCTCCGTGCTTGGCAACGTCCGCGCCCGCCACAGCGAGCTCCAGCGCATTGAGCAGACTCTCTCCGAGCTTGCTATCCTGTACCAGGAGCTCGCCACGCTCGTTGAGCAGCAGGAGCCCGTCATCCAAGCTGCCGAGACTAACGCGATTAACACGGTTGAGAACATCGAAAAGGGTAACGAGCAGGTCAAGGTCGCCAACGAGCAcgcccgccgccgccgcaagcTCAAGTGGTGGTGcgccctcgtcgtcctcctcatcatcattgccATCGCCGTCGGTGTTGGTGTCGGTGTCAGCGTGGCCAAGAACAGCACCTCATAG
- a CDS encoding Brix domain-containing protein, producing the protein MIRKQARQRRDYLYRRALLLRDAEISEKRAKLRSSLASGKPLDPSIANDKSLRKDYQYDESRPDLTTNEQLDLDDEYAQLSGIVDPRVLVTTSRDPSARLAAFAKEIRLLLPTAVRLNRGNLILPDLVRSAQAAGLSDVVLLHEHRGTPTAMTLSHFPHGPTISFSLHNVVLRHDIPGSVRGTVSESYPHLIFDGFTTRLGERVVKILKHIFPPREAITAKNKVGNRVVTFKNIEDSIEVRHHVFVRTGYDSVELAEVGPRMTMRVFEIRGGTLENKDGDVEWHLTQYTRTAKKKNYL; encoded by the exons ATGATT CGCAAGCAAGCGCGCCAACGGCGCGACTACCTCTACCGACGAGCTCTCCTCCTTCGAGACGCCGAGATCAGCGAAAAGCGAGCCAAGCTGAGGTCTTCGCTGGCCTCGGGAAAGCCATTGGATCCTTCCATTGCCAACGACAAGTCTCTGCGCAAAGACTACCAGTACGATGAGTCGCGGCCCGATCTCACCACGAACGAGCAGCttgacctcgacgacgagtATGCCCAGCTTTCAGGCATTGTCGACCCCCGTGTGCTTGTGACGACTTCCCGCGACCCTTCTGCGAGGCTGGCAGCTTTTGCGAAGGAGATCCGACTCCTCCTTCCCACGGCTGTCCGTCTCAACCGTGGTAACCTCATCTTGCCCGACCTCGTGCGATCCGCCCAAGCTGCAGGCCTCTCCGATGTTGTTCTTCTCCACGAGCATCGCGGTACTCCAACTGCCATGACCTTGTCGCATTTCCCTCACGGCCCGACGATCTCGTTTTCTTTACACAACGTGGTTTTGCGACACGATATTCCCGGCAGTGTGCGAGGAACTGTCAGCGAGTCGTaccctcatctcatctttgATGGCTTCACGACTCGGCTGGGAGAGCGGGTTGTCAAGATTCTGAAGCATATTTTCCCTCCAAGGGAAGCTATCACGGCAAAGAACAAGGTCGGCAACCGAGTTGTGACATTCAAGAACATCGAGGACAGCATTGAAGTTCGACACCACGTTTTTGTGAGGACGGGTTACGACAGCGTCGAGTTGGCCGAGGTTGGACCACGCATGACTATGAGAGTGTTTGAAATTCGAGGCGGTACTCTGGAAAACaaggatggtgatgttgaatGGCATCTCACGCAATATACAAGaacggccaagaagaagaattaTCTCTAA
- a CDS encoding Regulator-nonsense transcripts 1: MEGAFTHVGNHLISDSAAAIKAGADDLSAIDPDESLLYGKYGDRSGRRRADDDDNQTEAFEEDDNDSLNSVPIDGLTGLKLKGPEEEKELPAHACAYCGIHSPGCVVKCLTCNKWFCSARGNGTSTHIVNHLVRARHKEVQLHPESTLGDTVLECYNCGTKNAFLLGFIPAKSDTVVVLLCRQPCAANTSNKDMNWDTSRWQPLIEERAFLPWLVATPSDSEQLRARHLTPNMIAKLEEMWKIEPKATVVDLEKASSIDDDPNPVLLQYDDPYHYQNIFGPLVKMESDYDKKLKEAQSEDGLIVRWDYGLNNKHLVSFNLHKIESGDVKLAVGDEMRLRYKGELRSPWEGVGYVIKIPNNQSDEVTLELRKTGNEKSVPTDLSHNFSADYVWKATSYDRMQLAMKTFAVDDMSVSGYIFHTLLGHEVQLQPLKTSLPKKWSAPGLPDLNPSQVNAIKTVLQKPLSLIQGPPGTGKTVTSATIIYHLAKMSGNQVLVCAPSNVAVDQLCERVHRTGLKVVRLTAKSREDVESSVSFLALHEQVRMSEHNSELVKLSQLKNELGELSSQDEKKYKQLTKVAERDILNNADVVCCTCVGAGDPRLSKMKFRNVLIDESTQSAEPECMIPLVLGCKQVVLVGDHKQLGPVIMNKKAAKAGLNQSLFERLVNLKLSPIRLNIQYRMHPCLSEFPSNMFYEGTLQNGVTHENRLRKDVDFPWPVAEMPMMFWSNLGHEEISASGTSYLNRTEASNVEKAVTRFFKAGVKPADIGVITPYEGQRSYIVTTMQNSGTYKKEYYKEVEVASVDAFQGREKDFIVLSCVRSNDNQGIGFLSDPRRLNVALTRAKYGLVILGNPKVLSKHELWHNLLVHFKDRKCFVEGPLTNLQACLLQFSRPKVSYRQKNQQPQFGAGSYPNGRFNPPPAAGRDFDLGSMVSYIPDDVSSVHGSAFGGASLNSAFPPMFSSFTPDQWPGLPGVAAPGRGGKARSRATESIAGESVANSEFTDATSSVIGGKGVGQGGVSLGAGLHDVVTGMRPVSYSQSDRLKQYVESSGRMVPGNGYGRRFDDDEKSISTAFHSQIGGGYD; encoded by the exons ATGGAGGGCGCGTTTACCCATGTTGGGAATCATTTGATATCCGATTCCGCTgccgccatcaaggctggagCCGACGACCTGTCCGCGATCGACCCCGACGAGAGCTTGCTCTATGGCAAATATGGAGATCGAAGTGGCCGTCGCCGagccgatgatgacgacaacCAAACCGAGGCTTTCGAAGAAGACGACAACGATAGTCTGAATAGTGTTCCGATCGATGGCTTGACTGGactcaagctcaagggccccgaggaggagaaggagcttCCGGCCCATGCCTGCGC ATACTGCGGAATTCATTCCCCAGGATGCGTCGTTAAGTGCCTCACCTGCAACAAGTGGTTCTGCAGTGCCAGAGGCAATGGTACTTCCACCCACATTGTGAACCATCTTGTTCGAGCTCGCCACAAGGAGGTTCAGCTACACCCCGAGTCGACCCTGGGCGATACCGTGCTGGAGTGCTACAACTGCGGGACAAAGAACGCGTTCCTCCTGGGTTTCATTCCGGCCAAGTCTGATACGGTCGTCGTTTTGCTCTGCCGACAGCCATGTGCTGCCAACACATCGAACAAGGACATGAACTGGGATACCTCGCGATGGCAACCCCTCATCGAAGAACGCGCTTTCCTGCCCTGGCTGGTGGCGACCCCTTCTGATTCCGAGCAGCTCCGAGCTCGCCATTTGACGCCGAACATGATTGCCAAGCTGGAAGAGATGTGGAAGATCGAGCCCAAGGCGACGGTGGTTGACCTTGAAAAGGCGTCTAGCATCGATGACGATCCTAACCCCGTCCTGCTGCAATACGACGATCCCTATCACTACCAGAATATCTTCGGCCCCCTGGTCAAGATGGAGTCCGACTacgacaagaagctcaaggaggcgcAGTCCGAGGATGGCCTCATCGTTCGCTGGGACTATGGTCTGAACAACAAGCACCTTGTCAGCTTCAACCTGCACAAGATTGAGTCTGGCGATGTTAAGCTTGCCGTTGGTGATGAGATGCGACTTCGCTACAAGGGCGAGCTCCGATCCCCCTGGGAAGGTGTTGGCTACGTGATTAAGATCCCCAACAACCAGTCGGACGAGGTGACGCTCGAGTTGCGCAAGACCGGAAACGAGAAGTCGGTTCCTACTGATCTATCTCACAACTTCTCGGCTGATTACGTCTGGAAGGCCACTTCTTACGACCGTATGCAGCTAGCTATGAAGACGTTCGCCGTCGATGACATGAGCGTTTCTGGCTACATCTTCCACACCTTGCTGGGCCACGAAGTTCAGTTGCAGCCTCTCAAGACAAGCCTGCCTAAGAAGTGGTCTGCCCCTGGCCTCCCTGATCTCAACCCTAGCCAGGTCAATGCCATCAAGACTGTTCTCCAGAAGCCACTGAGTCTGATTCAGGGTCCCCCTGGAACTGGCAAGACGGTCACTTCTGCCACCATCATCTACCACCTCGCCAAGATGAGCGGCAACCAGGTTCTGGTTTGTGCGCCATCTAACGTTGCTGTTGACCAGCTGTGCGAGCGAGTTCACCGTACCGGACTCAAGGTTGTTCGTCTTACTGCCAAGTCTCGCGAGGATGTCGAATCGTCTGTCAGCTTCCTCGCCCTGCACGAGCAAGTGCGCATGTCGGAGCACAACAGTGAGCTCGTCAAGCTCTCGCAGCTGAAGAACGAGTTGGGCGAACTGTCGAGccaggatgagaagaagtaCAAGCAGCTCACCAAGGTCGCAGAGCGTGACATCCTTAACAACGCTGATGTTGTCTGCTGCACCTGCGTGGGTGCTGGTGACCCTCGTCTTTCTAAGATGAAGTTCCGCAATGTCCTGATCGACGAGTCAACCCAGTCGGCCGAGCCCGAATGCATGATTCCCCTTGTCCTCGGTTGCAAGCAAGTTGTTCTGGTCGGTGACCACAAGCAACTTGGCCCAGTCATCATGAACAAGAAGGCAGCCAAGGCTGGACTTAACCAGTCTCTCTTTGAGCGATTGGTTAACCTGAAGCTCTCGCCCATCCGACTCAACATTCAGTACCGAATGCACCCTTGCCTGTCCGAGTTCCCGTCCAACATGTTCTACGAAGGTACTCTGCAAAACGGTGTTACCCACGAGAACCGGCTGCGAAAGGATGTGGACTTCCCTTGGCCCGTTGCGGAAATGCCCATGATGTTCTGGTCCAACCTGGGCCATGAGGAAATCTCGGCTTCTGGAACATCGTACCTCAACCGCACGGAAGCATCCAATGTTGAGAAGGCAGTCACCAGATTCTTCAAGGCCGGCGTAAAGCCCGCTGATATCGGTGTTATTACTCCGTACGAGGGCCAACGAAGCTACATTGTGACTACCATGCAGAACTCAGGTACTTACAAGAAGGAATATTACAAAGAAGTTGAGGTGGCTTCAGTCGACGCTTTCCAGGGTCGTGAGAAGGACTTTATCGTTCTCTCTTGTGTTCGATCCAACGACAACCAGGGCATTGGTTTCTTGTCTGACCCCCGTCGTCTGAACGTGGCCTTGACCCGAGCCAAGTATGGCCTTGTTATCCTCGGAAACCCCAAGGTCCTGTCCAAGCACGAGCTCTGGCACAACCTCCTGGTTCACTTCAAGGATCGCAAGTGTTTCGTTGAAGGTCCCCTGACCAACCTCCAGGCCTGCTTGCTGCAGTTCAGCCGCCCCAAGGTGAGCTACCGCCAGAAGAACCAGCAGCCGCAGTTCGGAGCTGGCAGCTATCCTAACGGACGGTTCAACCCACCACCCGCCGCGGGCCGAGATTTCGACCTGGGCTCTATGGTGTCGTACATCCCTGACGATGTCTCGTCTGTTCACGGTTCTGCGTTTGGCGGCGCTTCACTCAACAGCGCGTTCCCTCCTATGTTCTCGAGCTTTACTCCCGATCAATGGCCCGGCCTGCCCGGTGTCGCAGCTCCTGGCCGTGGTGGAAAGGCCCGCAGCCGTGCTACGGAAAGCATTGCAGGCGAGAGCGTGGCCAACTCGGAATTCACGGATGCAACTTCGAGCGTGATCGGCGGCAAGGGTGTTGGCCAAGGCGGTGTTAGCCTCGGAGCAGGGCTCCACGATGTCGTGACGGGAATGCGGCCTGTTTCATACAGCCAGAGCGATCGACTGAAGCAGTACGTCGAGAGCAGTGGACGTATGGTTCCAGGTAACGGTTATGGACGACGtttcgacgacgacgagaagagcATCAGCACGGCATTCCACAGCCAGATTGGCGGTGGCTACGACTGA